CGAACGCGGCATGATCGGCCGTCGCCCCGATCCCCGCGAACGAGGCAGCCGTCGCGGCCTGATCGTGGGTGTCGATCAACAGCCCAGTCGTGGTGTCAGGGCGCGGGGTGTACGACGCAAAACGCCTGCGGCGTAGCTCAACCGTCAAGCCAAGGTCATCCCGGATCTGCTGCGGCATCAGGCTGACGAGATAGGAGTAGCGCGACAGCCGCGCGCCGGTGCCTGGAAAGGCCTCCGCGGAGATCGTGGCACCGCCGAGGTGGTCGTCCTGCTCGAGAACCGTGACGGTGAGTCCCGCGCGCGCGAGGTATGCCGCCGCGGTCAGGGCGTTGTGCCCGCCACCGACGATCGCGACGTCGCACTGGCTCATCGACGTCGGAACACGTTGAGTTGACCGGCGCTCCGCACGACGGGAGCGTCATACTGACCGACTAGATCGAGACCGTGCTTGTCGAACATCTCGATGATCCGCGCCGACGTCACCGGGTCGAGTGCGCCCCAGTCGCCGGCCTTCTTGGCCTTGGGCTTGCCGAGCTTTGAGTTGAGCGAGACGGCGTAGGTGATGCCCTTGCCGCACACCTTCTCGATGTAGTGCTCGACGACCTCCGGCTCCATCTCCTGGAAGGAGAAGGAGTTGACGAACACCTCGAACTCGCCGTCGAGGTCGTCGATCCGGTAGTTGGGCAGCACACCGCTGCACGGCACGGAGATGGGCCCGGGCGCGGCGGTGTCACCGTCGTACACCGTGGGGTTGTCCGCGCCGAGCAGCTCGGTGAGGTAATAGGACGCGACGGTCAGTAGCGGCGGGATGTCGAGGTCGACATAGCGCGCCTCGGGGTCGCGCTGGGTGACGATCTCACCGAGCACGCCGAAGCCGCCTCCGATCTCCAGGAAGCTCTTTGGCGGCGCGTCGACGTGCCGGGACAGCGCCGACAGGCACAGCAGGTAGTTGGCGTAGCCGCGCCCGAACCGGGCGTCGCCACCGCGACCGACGCTGTACGCCTGCGGCGGGGTGCCGATCTTGCTTTCACCGTGCGCGGCGAGGTCGAACGGCCACCGCTCCTGGTCCCAGTTGACCGAGGCGACGTCGTAGTCGCGCTGCGCCTGCTGGGACCCATTGAGCGCAGAGACGAAGAAGTTGCGATTGGCATTGGGGCGCAACTGTGCGGTGACCTGCTCGAACGCCCCCGCCATCGTCGCGTCCGTCCACCGGTCCCCGTAGAGCGGATAGAACCAGATCGAGGAGGACGGCCACGACTTGAACTTGGGCAGTCCCAGCGTCTTCATGTTGTCCAGAAGCTGGTCGACGCCAGGTCCCCAGAAGTTGGTCGGGCGGTAGGTCTCCGGAACAGAGCGCAACTCGGTCAGGCTTCGATCGGTCAGCTCGGCCCAGTCGGCCATCGATCCTCCAGAGGCGGGGTGGGTGGGGTCATCCGGTCGGTGAGACCCAATCTGGCGAATCCATCCTCACACGGCGGTCGGGCGTGGCACGTTACCGAACCGCGCCACGCGGGCGACAATAGCGGCATGGCCATCTATCGAGACGCCGCGATCGTGCTGCGCACCCACAAGCTGGGTGAGGCCGACCGCATCGTCACGGTGCTCTGTCGCAACACCGGCAAGGTGCGTGCGGTGGCCAAGGGCGTGCGTCGTACGACCTCCAAATTCGGGGCTCGACTGGAGCCGGGCATGGTGGTGGATCTGCAGTGCTACCAAGGGCGTTCGCTCGACACCATCACCCAGGCCGCAATGCTGGCGCCCTATGGTGAACAGGTCGCCGCCGACTACGCCGCGTGGACCGCGGCGGTCGCGATGCTCGAGACAGCCGACCAGCTGACCGAGGAGCGGGAAAGTGTTCAACGACAATTCATCCTGCTCGCGGGCGGGTTGGCGGCGCTCGCGGCCGGCGAGCTCGAGCCCACGATGGTTCTCGACTCCTATCTGCTCCGGGCGCTCGCGACCGCAGGCTGGACGCCATCCTTCCGTGACTGCGCCAGCTGCGGTGCGTCCGGACCGCATCGAGGATTTCACGTGGGCAGCGGTGGCGCGGTGTGCTCCGACTGCCGTCCGCCAGGATCCCAAGCGCCGCGACCCGAGACCTTTGAATTGCTCTCTGCGCTGCTTGCTGGTGACTGGACCGTTGCCACGGCCAGCGAAGGCCGCGTGCGTAGCGAAGCGAGCGGCCTCGTCTCGGCCTATGTGCATTGGCACCTGGAGCGAGGGGTCCGGGCACTGCGCCATGTCGACCGGTCAACGCCGCCTTCTACGCTGCTGACATGACGGTCAAGCCTCCACCGCACCCGAGCGGCGTACGCCCGCCTGCGATCCCGAGCGACCTGGTTCCGAAGCACATCGCAGTCGTGATGGATGGCAACGGTCGATGGGCCAATGCGCGGGGGTTGCCCAGGACCAAGGGCCATGAGGCCGGGGAAGCCCAACTGTTGGACGTGGTCGCTGGCGCCATCGAGCTCGGCGTCGGCACCCTGTCGGCCTACATGTTCTCCACGGAAAATTGGAAGCGCTCGCCCGACGAGGTGCGCTTCCTCATGGGATTCAACCGAGATGTGATCCGCCGCCGGGTGGAGCTCTTGAACTCCTGGGGCGTGCGCTGCCGCTGGTCAGGCCAGCGTCCGCGGCTGTGGCGGTCGGTCATCTCCGAGTTGGAGTCCGCTCAGGAAAAGACCAAGAACAACTCGGTGATGACTCTGCAGATGTGTGTGAACTATGGCGGGCGGTCGGAGATCGCCGCTGCCACGCAGCGCATTGCTCGGGAGGCAAAGGCCGGACGCCTCAATCCCGACAAGATCACTGAAAAGACCGTGCAGAAGTACCTCGATTGGCCCGACACTCCTGACGTTGACCTGTTCGTCCGCAGTTCGGGGGAGCAGCGGACCAGCAACTTTTTGCTTTGGCAGTCGGCCTACGCCGAACTGGTCTTCTTGGACACCTTGTGGCCTGACTTCGATCGCCGGCATCTGTGGGAGGCCGTCGAGACCTATGCCAGCCGGGATCGTCGATATGGCGGCGCGATCGACCAGGCCAAGACGTAGGCCATCTGCGGCCGGGCATGGTCTGATATCCCTTATGTTTCGTCGCACCCTTGCTCGCGCGTTCTGGACCCTCAGCCGGTGGAAGCTGGTATCCGAGCCCGCGCCCGACCGTCCCACCGTCCTGATCGGTGCGCCGCATACGTCCAACTGGGACTTCCCGTTGATGCTCGCAATCACCTGGCGACTCGACATGGACGTGCATTGGATGGGCAAGAAGAGCCTGTTCGCCGGGTGGCGTGGTCCCGTGATGAGAGCGCTCGGCGGCATCCCGGTGGATCGGGAGAACCCCGGCAATCTGATCCAAGACACGGTGCGCCGCACCGCCACTGGCGAGGTGTTTGGTTTGGTGATCACCCCGGATGGCACTCGACAGGGACATACCCATTGGAAGTCGGGCTTCTACCGCATCGCCCGAGAAACAGGTATGCCCGTCACGCTGGGATATGTCGACCGGACCACGATGACCACCGGGCTGGGGCCGACGATCGAACTCACTGGCGAGGTGCCGGCCGACATGGATCGGATCCGGGCGTTCTACGCCGACAAGGCGGGATTCGAGCCTTCGCGTCGGGTGGAGCCGAGGCTGAGAGAGGAAATGCCTCGGCTCGCGGACGGAAACCGCTGATCGGTGGATGACCTGGTCGTCCCCTCGGGACCGGGCGCGCCGCGCGGCCTGATCGTGCCTGCTGAGGACCTCACCGAGCGG
This genomic window from Demetria terragena DSM 11295 contains:
- a CDS encoding putative sugar O-methyltransferase codes for the protein MADWAELTDRSLTELRSVPETYRPTNFWGPGVDQLLDNMKTLGLPKFKSWPSSSIWFYPLYGDRWTDATMAGAFEQVTAQLRPNANRNFFVSALNGSQQAQRDYDVASVNWDQERWPFDLAAHGESKIGTPPQAYSVGRGGDARFGRGYANYLLCLSALSRHVDAPPKSFLEIGGGFGVLGEIVTQRDPEARYVDLDIPPLLTVASYYLTELLGADNPTVYDGDTAAPGPISVPCSGVLPNYRIDDLDGEFEVFVNSFSFQEMEPEVVEHYIEKVCGKGITYAVSLNSKLGKPKAKKAGDWGALDPVTSARIIEMFDKHGLDLVGQYDAPVVRSAGQLNVFRRR
- the recO gene encoding DNA repair protein RecO, whose product is MAIYRDAAIVLRTHKLGEADRIVTVLCRNTGKVRAVAKGVRRTTSKFGARLEPGMVVDLQCYQGRSLDTITQAAMLAPYGEQVAADYAAWTAAVAMLETADQLTEERESVQRQFILLAGGLAALAAGELEPTMVLDSYLLRALATAGWTPSFRDCASCGASGPHRGFHVGSGGAVCSDCRPPGSQAPRPETFELLSALLAGDWTVATASEGRVRSEASGLVSAYVHWHLERGVRALRHVDRSTPPSTLLT
- a CDS encoding isoprenyl transferase — its product is MTVKPPPHPSGVRPPAIPSDLVPKHIAVVMDGNGRWANARGLPRTKGHEAGEAQLLDVVAGAIELGVGTLSAYMFSTENWKRSPDEVRFLMGFNRDVIRRRVELLNSWGVRCRWSGQRPRLWRSVISELESAQEKTKNNSVMTLQMCVNYGGRSEIAAATQRIAREAKAGRLNPDKITEKTVQKYLDWPDTPDVDLFVRSSGEQRTSNFLLWQSAYAELVFLDTLWPDFDRRHLWEAVETYASRDRRYGGAIDQAKT
- a CDS encoding 1-acyl-sn-glycerol-3-phosphate acyltransferase, producing MFRRTLARAFWTLSRWKLVSEPAPDRPTVLIGAPHTSNWDFPLMLAITWRLDMDVHWMGKKSLFAGWRGPVMRALGGIPVDRENPGNLIQDTVRRTATGEVFGLVITPDGTRQGHTHWKSGFYRIARETGMPVTLGYVDRTTMTTGLGPTIELTGEVPADMDRIRAFYADKAGFEPSRRVEPRLREEMPRLADGNR